One window of Branchiostoma lanceolatum isolate klBraLanc5 chromosome 6, klBraLanc5.hap2, whole genome shotgun sequence genomic DNA carries:
- the LOC136436207 gene encoding putative glutathione-specific gamma-glutamylcyclotransferase 2, with amino-acid sequence MIANSYSDKHLAIMTPSATDPDGELTELWVFGYGSLTWNTCFPYTARVVGSVAGFSRRFWQANTVHRGTPDKPGRVATLVPDEKAVTWGVAYQLKGHGQVTRALQHLTIREGALGGYTTEAARFIPADESLPTRQVLVYLSTEENPLYLGHSTQQETAVAIAAAAGRCGHNADYLFKLARFMRTSVPMVTDDYLFDLEAMVKELLGQERAEELETSETVADELSLTCRKDYVPMPCRFEYLPCRTVAECHRIETRPASESG; translated from the exons ATGATCGCAAATTCCTACTCAGACAAACATCTGGCTATCATGACACCGTCCGCGACCGATCCAGACGGTGAACTGACGGAGTTGTGGGTGTTCGGGTACGGTTCCCTGACGTGGAACACTTGCTTCCCGTACACCGCCCGAGTGGTCGGGTCTGTGGCCGGCTTCTCCCGACGGTTTTGGCAGGCCAATACGGTACACAGGGGTACTCCTGACAAG CCGGGGAGAGTGGCTACGCTGGTCCCTGATGAAAAG GCCGTCACGTGGGGTGTGGCGTACCAACTGAAGGGTCACGGTCAGGTCACCAGGGCGCTGCAGCACCTCACGATCCGCGAGGGGGCGCTGGGAGGCTACACGACGGAGGCGGCGCGCTTCATTCCCGCCGACGAATCACTGCCAACACGCCAAGTCCTAGTCTACCTGTCCACCGAAGAGAACCCGTTATATCTCGGGCATTCCACGCAGCAGGAAACTGCAGTGGCCATCGCAGCCGCTGCGGGGCGCTGCGGACACAACGCCGACTACCTGTTCAAGCTGGCCCGCTTCATGCGGACATCCGTTCCCATGGTAACGGACGACTACCTGTTCGATTTGGAGGCCATGGTGAAGGAACTACTCGGCCAGGAGCGCGCAGAGGAGCTGGAAACTTCTGAAACAGTCGCAGACGAACTCTCCCTTACCTGCAGGAAAGACTATGTCCCCATGCCCTGTCGGTTCGAATATCTGCCTTGTAGAACTGTAGCCGAGTGCCACAGAATCGAAACGCGACCAGCCTCAGAGTCGGGCTAG